Proteins encoded by one window of Vibrio panuliri:
- a CDS encoding efflux transporter outer membrane subunit, giving the protein MKTKQLSKALKLAPLALIISLSGCAVGPDYQEPTVTMAESYLYSDGEQLNSSDYWWQQFDDQTLNLMVSDLQRQNIPLKRAAERINMARSYHSVVESFKVPTVNVGAGYYNYQLSKNDSLLGPALNPIGDSVAALPPQMGSAVMLDNQHDGGFVGASIMWEMDLFGRIGHQADAAQIRVEQAEIYQSGLNTLLTADLVHNYIQFRGAQERVELLNDNIADQRKTLDLVKKVVRSGYGSDLDLAQAQAMLAATESLLPQLEIAQQVHKQRIATLLAEPLDAVEKRLETDQAVPTIQGVIPTGLPSELLQRRPDIRMAEREIAAVNSELAASVANRYPKFFLTGAPGLSASNFDDLFSSDSFGWAGSVGVSWNVFDGGRGEAMVDINDARLESAMLGYQHTVNSAITEVDSMLFAYGRSQENQMRIEHARQSSEVALSKAKSLYRAGLVDHLTVLDAQRQYRLMLDRQVAAKLQTAQVTVGVYKSLGGDWQI; this is encoded by the coding sequence ATGAAAACTAAACAGCTTAGCAAAGCGTTAAAACTGGCTCCATTGGCCCTGATTATCAGCTTATCAGGGTGTGCTGTAGGACCAGACTATCAAGAACCAACTGTTACTATGGCTGAAAGTTACCTATACAGTGATGGCGAGCAACTAAACAGCAGCGACTATTGGTGGCAGCAGTTTGACGACCAAACATTGAACCTAATGGTCAGTGATCTGCAACGACAAAATATCCCGCTAAAACGGGCCGCTGAACGGATTAACATGGCGCGAAGTTATCATTCGGTGGTTGAGTCGTTTAAGGTGCCGACTGTGAATGTTGGAGCAGGCTATTACAACTATCAGTTAAGCAAAAATGATTCGCTGCTCGGTCCAGCGCTGAACCCGATTGGTGACAGTGTCGCGGCATTGCCTCCACAAATGGGCAGCGCGGTTATGCTTGATAACCAACATGATGGCGGGTTTGTTGGAGCGTCAATTATGTGGGAAATGGATTTGTTTGGTCGCATCGGACATCAAGCGGATGCAGCGCAAATTCGCGTTGAGCAAGCAGAAATTTACCAAAGTGGACTCAACACCTTACTCACCGCTGATTTGGTGCACAACTACATTCAATTTAGAGGCGCGCAAGAGCGAGTTGAGCTGCTAAATGACAATATTGCCGACCAGCGTAAAACGCTTGATTTGGTTAAAAAAGTGGTCAGAAGTGGTTATGGTTCCGACTTAGATTTAGCGCAAGCTCAAGCCATGTTAGCAGCCACAGAGTCGTTGCTTCCTCAGTTGGAAATTGCCCAACAGGTACATAAGCAGCGAATCGCTACTTTGCTGGCCGAGCCACTTGATGCGGTAGAGAAACGACTAGAAACGGATCAAGCTGTGCCAACAATTCAAGGGGTAATTCCAACAGGGTTACCGTCAGAGCTGTTGCAGCGACGCCCAGATATTCGTATGGCGGAGCGCGAAATCGCAGCGGTTAACTCAGAGTTGGCCGCATCAGTTGCCAATCGCTATCCGAAGTTTTTCTTAACCGGTGCGCCGGGGTTGTCGGCGAGCAACTTTGATGACTTGTTTAGTAGTGATTCATTTGGTTGGGCGGGCTCTGTTGGTGTGAGTTGGAATGTTTTTGATGGTGGCAGAGGAGAAGCAATGGTTGACATCAATGATGCTCGACTTGAAAGCGCCATGCTTGGTTATCAACATACCGTGAACTCAGCCATTACCGAGGTTGATTCAATGCTGTTTGCATATGGACGTAGTCAAGAAAATCAAATGCGTATTGAGCATGCGCGACAATCTTCTGAAGTGGCATTAAGTAAGGCGAAGTCGTTGTATAGGGCTGGTTTAGTGGATCATCTGACGGTTCTGGATGCACAAAGACAGTATCGATTGATGCTTGATCGACAAGTTGCCGCCAAACTGCAAACCGCGCAAGTGACGGTTGGGGTGTATAAGTCGCTTGGTGGAGATTGGCAAATTTAA
- a CDS encoding efflux RND transporter periplasmic adaptor subunit, whose translation MNRLSTLAIACAAALSLTGCNQSQDVATKTTEQTKLQVVQLGTFTPNNAKHFSGTVAAQEQASLAFRVPGTIDEIVVAKGDTVKKGDLIARLDPHDYQVALEELQAKMLEAQSAHKLAKAELKRVKQATQDDAIASVNLDRAISGYERSLSAIKVVEKNIQRAEDTLAYTQLRAPFDGVIGRVDFEAHEQVLPGMALATIQDNMQLEVEIDVPETLIKSFEVGQIGSVSWYQSKQSLNAYVTEVAPLPHLIKQTYTVTYRIEKGAAQLFPGKSVSITTHIGSSQQDYCVPYSALVGSKEQMHVNLVREHKVVSTPVELRSLDAYQACINGELTADDYVVVSGSHFLVDGQRADDLVIRSL comes from the coding sequence ATGAATCGATTAAGCACTCTCGCTATAGCTTGTGCGGCCGCTTTGAGCCTAACAGGTTGTAACCAATCACAAGACGTTGCTACTAAAACCACCGAGCAAACTAAACTTCAGGTGGTTCAACTGGGCACGTTCACGCCAAATAACGCCAAACATTTCAGTGGTACGGTCGCTGCACAAGAGCAAGCTTCGCTTGCATTTCGTGTACCCGGAACCATTGATGAAATTGTTGTCGCAAAAGGAGATACGGTCAAAAAGGGAGACTTAATTGCGCGCCTCGACCCGCACGACTATCAAGTGGCATTAGAAGAACTTCAAGCGAAAATGCTCGAAGCTCAATCAGCCCATAAGTTAGCCAAAGCGGAACTAAAACGAGTAAAGCAAGCGACTCAAGATGATGCGATCGCCTCCGTTAATTTAGATCGAGCGATCAGTGGCTATGAGCGCAGTCTATCAGCGATCAAAGTGGTGGAGAAGAACATCCAACGAGCGGAAGATACCCTTGCGTACACCCAATTACGTGCTCCATTTGATGGTGTTATTGGTCGGGTTGACTTCGAAGCCCACGAGCAAGTTCTGCCGGGTATGGCATTGGCAACCATTCAAGACAACATGCAGTTAGAAGTTGAGATTGATGTGCCGGAAACTTTGATTAAGTCGTTTGAAGTTGGGCAAATTGGCTCGGTATCTTGGTACCAGTCTAAGCAATCACTCAATGCTTATGTCACTGAAGTCGCACCGCTTCCACATTTGATTAAGCAAACCTACACCGTCACCTACCGCATTGAAAAAGGCGCAGCACAGTTGTTCCCAGGTAAGTCTGTGTCTATTACCACCCATATCGGATCCAGCCAGCAAGATTACTGCGTTCCTTATTCTGCATTGGTTGGCAGTAAAGAGCAGATGCATGTCAATTTAGTGCGCGAACATAAGGTCGTGAGCACACCGGTTGAGTTGCGTTCCCTTGATGCCTACCAAGCCTGCATCAATGGTGAACTGACCGCGGACGACTATGTGGTGGTTAGCGGAAGTCACTTCTTGGTTGATGGCCAGCGCGCCGATGACTTAGTAATTCGTAGTTTATAA
- a CDS encoding sugar O-acetyltransferase, with protein MDTREKMHSGGVYHCNDVSLIAEQRECLEVLYDFNHSRPSQVAQKEQLLHRLLGGVGKECYIEPPLHANWGRNTYVGNSFYANFNLTLVDDTVISIGDHVMIGPNVTLTTAGHPVDPDRRRNVAQFNLPITIEDNVWIGANVVVLPGVSIGENSVIGAGSIVTKDVPSNVVAVGNPCRVLREISERDKVFYHQQRRFDEGLS; from the coding sequence ATGGATACTCGAGAAAAAATGCACTCAGGAGGAGTGTACCATTGCAATGATGTGTCATTGATTGCTGAGCAACGTGAGTGTTTAGAGGTACTGTATGACTTTAATCACTCACGACCAAGCCAAGTTGCGCAGAAAGAGCAGTTGTTGCACCGCTTGTTGGGCGGTGTCGGCAAAGAGTGTTATATCGAGCCGCCATTGCACGCCAATTGGGGGCGAAACACCTATGTTGGCAACAGCTTCTATGCCAATTTCAATCTCACCTTAGTGGACGATACGGTTATCTCAATCGGCGATCATGTGATGATAGGTCCGAATGTGACCCTGACCACCGCGGGACATCCGGTTGATCCTGATAGACGCCGCAATGTCGCCCAGTTTAATCTTCCGATCACTATCGAAGATAATGTTTGGATAGGTGCCAATGTGGTGGTTCTACCGGGAGTGAGCATTGGCGAGAACAGCGTGATTGGTGCGGGCAGTATTGTAACTAAGGATGTACCCAGCAATGTTGTCGCAGTCGGTAATCCTTGTCGCGTGTTAAGAGAAATCTCGGAGCGAGATAAAGTGTTTTACCATCAGCAACGCCGCTTTGATGAGGGGTTAAGCTAA
- the nagA gene encoding N-acetylglucosamine-6-phosphate deacetylase, with protein sequence MVMKAISAPRLFDGEQYRYDAALVWKDGHIHAVMPISELPKDIEHQHYDEGVIAPGFIDIQVNGGGDVMFNNDISSSAIETICQAHRKYGTAYLLPTLISSTPEKIAKALSTAEQAVNEKIAGMLGVHIEGPWLNEAKKGAHDATLFYSPTVDDLSQFPWPHNAKVLITAATEKMSLEALRYLQQVGAIISCGHSNATVEQLSNDKLAEVNGFTHLFNAMSPFEGREPGVVGTALNSDHAWCSIITDGIHVHPNSFLLAHRAKPQGKLLIVTDAMATVGSKTNRFELDGQIIEVIDNKLVNAEGSLAGAHIGMDQSVANVIRWGIEESEALKMASTYPALAMKANDLGKLASGYRAAATVLNANYQTQAVLVDGKLY encoded by the coding sequence GTGGTTATGAAAGCTATCTCAGCGCCAAGGCTATTTGACGGAGAGCAGTATCGTTATGATGCTGCGCTGGTATGGAAAGATGGACATATTCATGCCGTCATGCCTATAAGCGAGCTACCAAAAGACATTGAACATCAACACTATGATGAAGGCGTGATCGCCCCAGGCTTTATTGACATTCAAGTCAACGGAGGCGGTGATGTGATGTTTAACAATGATATTAGCTCAAGTGCGATAGAAACCATCTGCCAAGCGCATCGTAAGTATGGTACTGCTTATCTGCTGCCAACACTGATTAGCTCAACGCCAGAGAAGATTGCGAAAGCACTATCCACCGCAGAGCAAGCCGTCAATGAGAAAATAGCGGGCATGCTTGGTGTGCATATTGAAGGTCCTTGGCTCAATGAGGCCAAAAAAGGCGCACATGACGCAACGCTGTTTTACTCGCCGACTGTTGATGACCTTTCCCAGTTCCCTTGGCCGCACAATGCTAAGGTGCTTATTACTGCCGCAACGGAGAAGATGTCACTGGAAGCGCTGCGTTATTTACAACAAGTGGGGGCGATCATTTCCTGTGGCCACAGTAATGCCACCGTTGAACAACTTAGCAACGACAAGCTCGCTGAGGTCAATGGCTTTACTCATTTATTTAACGCTATGTCCCCATTTGAGGGGCGTGAGCCCGGCGTAGTCGGCACAGCGTTGAACAGCGACCATGCTTGGTGCTCGATTATTACCGATGGTATTCACGTTCATCCAAATAGCTTTTTACTCGCTCACCGTGCCAAACCTCAGGGCAAATTGCTCATTGTCACGGATGCCATGGCAACCGTCGGCAGTAAAACCAATCGCTTTGAGTTGGATGGACAAATCATTGAAGTTATCGACAATAAACTTGTCAATGCTGAAGGCAGCCTCGCTGGCGCTCATATTGGAATGGATCAATCGGTTGCCAATGTGATTCGTTGGGGTATTGAAGAGTCGGAAGCGTTGAAGATGGCATCAACCTACCCTGCACTGGCGATGAAGGCGAATGACTTAGGTAAGCTTGCCTCGGGTTATCGTGCAGCAGCGACTGTGCTAAACGCGAACTATCAGACTCAAGCCGTATTGGTGGATGGTAAGCTGTACTAA
- a CDS encoding GNAT family N-acetyltransferase has translation MLETKRLILRQWEDDDYPHFAKMCADPEVMKYFPATLSEQESHQLADRLRALIDVNGWGFWVVELKATGEFIGFVGLNALDGESGIPGAPMIEIGWRTVKKHWRKGYATEAAEQALRYAFFVLGVEQVYAFTPITNTPSQMVMKRLGMVNARLDFDHPKVDVGHELRRHCLYKIDKQIVTVGSLLGSVL, from the coding sequence ATGTTAGAAACTAAAAGACTAATACTCCGACAATGGGAAGATGACGACTACCCCCATTTTGCCAAGATGTGTGCAGACCCGGAAGTAATGAAGTATTTTCCAGCCACGCTCAGCGAGCAAGAGAGCCATCAGCTGGCAGATCGACTGCGAGCGCTAATTGATGTGAATGGTTGGGGCTTTTGGGTTGTGGAGCTAAAAGCAACGGGTGAGTTTATCGGTTTTGTCGGGCTAAATGCGCTCGATGGCGAAAGTGGTATTCCAGGTGCTCCGATGATTGAAATTGGTTGGCGCACGGTGAAAAAGCATTGGCGAAAAGGGTATGCAACAGAGGCCGCAGAGCAAGCGCTGCGTTATGCTTTCTTTGTGCTTGGCGTTGAGCAAGTTTATGCCTTTACTCCGATCACTAATACGCCTTCGCAGATGGTGATGAAGCGTTTGGGTATGGTCAATGCGCGTTTGGATTTTGATCATCCTAAAGTGGACGTGGGGCATGAATTGAGGCGTCATTGTTTGTATAAAATTGACAAGCAAATCGTGACGGTCGGATCTTTGTTAGGCTCTGTGCTTTAA
- a CDS encoding efflux RND transporter permease subunit: MIKLAEFAIRQRTFLMFFTALSIIAGIYSYFDLGKLEDPSFTVKTAVVVTLYPGASAEEVELQVTDTIETKLQEMGELNRLRSISRPGMSMVFVDLKESLNSKALPQQWDLLRRKVNDVKLQLPSTAQISIVQDEFSEVYGMLFAIHSHDAKPEELRRYAEELQRQIKTVDGIKKVELHGVQPRTVYIDMPDERLAQYGVSFAQVWNQLSAQNMTYEAGKFDAGTERIRVHQGTQFQSLDDIRNLVIKGGVSELGTGLVRLGDVADVRMGYQTPAVTENRYNGEPSVTLAVSPVNGINVVSLGDTIRDIIDQYQASLPLGVEISAVAYQPDEVAKSIDNFVGNLLESVAIVFVVLLIFMGFKSAAIVGGSLLLTILLTLIYMNIYEIDLHRVSLGTFILALGMLVDNAIVITDMMIAKLNKGVERTQAALESVKETALPLFGATVIAIMGASPVLFSQTDAAEFAASVFSIIASSLLLSWLVAMTFTLLMCWLFIKPSNNGSGEKETRYKKMVSWTVDNPLKALTSLLPLIAVTAVLIPYVSVNFIPQSDRPIVFFDYWLPNGAKIEQTSADMKRIEQWLLEQPEVTSISSSIGASVPRFSVTVEPEPLDPAYGQILINTTDYHAISALVARGDQWVKEQLPDARPRFRALKLATTDKYAVEARFSGPDVNVLHQLADQAKVIMAAHPDAKYVRDDWRQQSKVLEPIINQERARKAGINRTDIAFAMKRASDGLPLGMMKLNDELIPIQMRSTEQTMASLETIPVKSLLGLHSVPLGQVVDGFDLRVEESMIWRRDRVKTITAQAGVDRSTTPALVRNAIKADIEAIELPPGYSMEWGGEYYDEHKAVSDIMKQLPKALLIMVIILVAMFNGFKQPVIILATIPLAATGATFALLAFDKPFGFMALIGAITLMGMIIKNGIVLMDQIELERSNGRELSDAIKQATLNRTMAISMGALTTALGMIPLLSDLLFDQMAATIIGGLAAATVLSLFIMPALYRLAYRESSQAEQVTQSNDKRLESSSTSV; encoded by the coding sequence ATGATCAAGTTGGCTGAATTTGCGATTCGTCAAAGAACGTTCTTAATGTTCTTTACCGCGTTGAGCATTATTGCGGGGATCTACTCTTATTTCGATTTGGGTAAGTTGGAAGACCCAAGCTTTACAGTTAAAACCGCGGTAGTGGTTACGCTCTACCCGGGGGCTTCGGCAGAAGAAGTGGAGCTGCAAGTGACCGATACCATTGAAACCAAGCTCCAAGAGATGGGCGAGCTAAATCGCTTACGTTCTATCTCAAGACCGGGCATGTCGATGGTGTTTGTGGACTTAAAAGAGAGCCTCAATTCAAAGGCGTTACCGCAGCAATGGGACTTACTGCGTCGTAAAGTGAATGATGTAAAACTGCAACTGCCTAGCACCGCGCAAATTAGTATTGTGCAAGACGAGTTTTCGGAAGTGTACGGAATGCTATTTGCCATTCATAGCCATGACGCGAAACCGGAAGAGTTGCGTCGTTATGCTGAAGAGCTACAGCGCCAGATAAAAACCGTCGATGGGATTAAGAAAGTTGAGCTGCATGGCGTTCAACCCCGCACTGTCTATATAGATATGCCTGATGAGCGATTGGCTCAGTATGGTGTCTCATTTGCACAGGTATGGAATCAGCTTAGCGCGCAAAATATGACTTATGAAGCGGGGAAGTTTGACGCAGGAACTGAGCGAATTCGTGTTCATCAAGGTACTCAGTTTCAATCGTTAGACGATATTCGTAACTTGGTGATTAAAGGAGGTGTCAGTGAGTTGGGTACAGGCTTAGTGCGCCTTGGTGACGTTGCTGATGTTCGTATGGGTTATCAAACGCCAGCCGTGACGGAGAACCGTTACAACGGCGAGCCATCGGTGACACTGGCGGTGAGTCCTGTTAATGGTATTAACGTCGTTTCTTTAGGTGACACAATTCGCGATATCATCGACCAATATCAAGCCAGCTTACCGCTTGGTGTTGAGATTTCTGCTGTTGCGTATCAGCCAGATGAAGTCGCAAAATCTATCGATAACTTTGTTGGCAACTTGCTAGAAAGTGTCGCGATCGTGTTCGTTGTACTGCTGATCTTTATGGGCTTTAAGAGTGCCGCAATTGTGGGTGGTAGTTTGCTACTGACGATTCTGCTGACACTCATCTATATGAACATCTATGAGATCGATTTGCATCGCGTGTCGCTGGGTACTTTTATTCTCGCGCTTGGCATGCTGGTGGACAACGCCATCGTGATCACGGACATGATGATCGCCAAACTGAACAAGGGCGTAGAGCGCACTCAAGCAGCGTTGGAGTCGGTAAAAGAAACGGCACTGCCACTATTTGGTGCAACAGTTATTGCGATTATGGGGGCGAGCCCCGTGTTGTTCTCCCAGACAGACGCTGCTGAGTTTGCTGCATCCGTATTCTCTATCATCGCATCGTCGTTATTGCTGTCGTGGTTAGTGGCGATGACGTTTACCTTGTTGATGTGTTGGTTATTTATCAAACCAAGTAACAACGGATCTGGTGAAAAAGAAACGCGTTACAAGAAGATGGTCAGTTGGACGGTGGATAATCCGCTTAAAGCACTCACTTCACTGCTGCCTTTGATTGCGGTGACGGCGGTATTGATTCCATATGTATCGGTGAACTTTATTCCTCAGTCCGATCGTCCCATTGTGTTTTTTGACTACTGGCTACCGAATGGTGCGAAAATAGAGCAAACTTCGGCTGATATGAAGCGCATTGAGCAGTGGCTATTGGAGCAACCAGAAGTCACCAGTATCTCCAGTAGTATTGGGGCGAGCGTTCCGCGCTTTTCTGTGACAGTTGAGCCAGAGCCACTCGATCCTGCTTACGGTCAAATTCTGATCAACACCACTGACTATCACGCGATTTCAGCGTTAGTCGCACGAGGCGACCAATGGGTAAAAGAACAATTGCCTGATGCACGTCCGCGCTTTAGAGCACTAAAGCTTGCTACGACGGACAAATACGCCGTGGAGGCAAGATTTTCCGGCCCTGACGTCAATGTGCTGCATCAACTCGCTGACCAAGCAAAAGTGATTATGGCAGCGCATCCCGATGCGAAGTATGTGCGTGATGATTGGCGTCAACAAAGCAAGGTGCTTGAACCGATTATTAACCAAGAGCGTGCAAGAAAAGCGGGCATTAATCGAACTGATATTGCGTTTGCAATGAAACGTGCTTCCGATGGTCTGCCTTTAGGTATGATGAAACTCAATGATGAGCTGATACCGATTCAAATGCGCAGCACTGAACAAACCATGGCTTCATTAGAAACCATTCCGGTTAAATCGTTGCTTGGTTTGCACTCAGTGCCATTAGGACAAGTGGTTGATGGCTTCGATTTACGCGTTGAAGAGAGCATGATTTGGCGCCGTGACCGAGTTAAAACCATCACCGCACAAGCGGGTGTGGATCGAAGCACGACACCAGCTCTGGTTCGTAATGCCATCAAAGCCGATATCGAGGCAATTGAGCTACCACCTGGCTACAGCATGGAGTGGGGTGGTGAATACTATGATGAGCATAAGGCTGTTTCGGACATTATGAAGCAGTTACCTAAAGCATTGCTGATTATGGTGATTATTCTGGTCGCTATGTTTAACGGCTTTAAGCAACCGGTGATTATTCTTGCCACGATTCCTCTCGCTGCAACAGGGGCAACATTTGCCTTACTTGCTTTCGATAAGCCATTTGGTTTTATGGCGTTGATTGGTGCGATCACCTTAATGGGAATGATCATTAAGAACGGCATCGTGTTGATGGACCAAATCGAGCTTGAACGGAGCAATGGTCGAGAATTGTCTGATGCGATCAAACAAGCAACGCTTAACCGTACCATGGCGATCTCAATGGGTGCACTGACTACGGCACTGGGTATGATTCCATTGCTCAGCGACTTACTGTTTGACCAAATGGCAGCGACCATTATCGGTGGATTGGCAGCAGCAACGGTGTTATCGCTGTTTATTATGCCGGCTTTGTACCGCTTGGCTTACCGTGAATCCAGTCAGGCAGAGCAAGTAACACAGAGCAATGACAAGCGTCTTGAATCCAGTTCCACATCGGTTTAG
- a CDS encoding LysR family transcriptional regulator, translating into MKIDDLKLFVKVVELGSFTAAANALDLPRANVSRRISELESKLSVPLFHRTTRSLSLTNQGEIYHQELLKALALFDHASHAINQSDERVSGKIKLGMLSETHDVLQPILFDFIDQHPDVELDVRVIQNGFIDMYQQGLDIAFHGGGLIDSDLIARKILPLDRCLVAAPSYITQHGLADTIQALAEHTALCFRWPNGEVDNRWQFAEGEIKVSSKFVSNSIAFIKDSALSGRGIAFLPRILVAKELESGGLVHILQQYKATAEHGYLLYPQPRTLNLASRALIQHLIQEIPKLA; encoded by the coding sequence GTGAAAATAGATGATCTAAAACTGTTTGTAAAAGTGGTTGAACTGGGTAGTTTCACCGCCGCCGCAAATGCTCTTGATTTACCGCGGGCGAACGTTAGTCGCCGTATCAGCGAGCTAGAGAGCAAACTCAGTGTGCCCTTGTTTCATCGGACAACACGGAGCCTTTCTTTAACCAATCAAGGTGAAATCTACCACCAAGAGTTACTGAAAGCGCTGGCTCTGTTTGATCATGCCAGTCACGCGATCAATCAGTCAGATGAGCGTGTATCCGGCAAGATTAAGTTAGGCATGTTGTCTGAGACTCACGACGTTCTACAACCGATTCTGTTTGATTTTATTGATCAACACCCTGACGTGGAGTTGGATGTTCGAGTGATACAGAATGGATTTATCGATATGTATCAGCAAGGACTCGACATCGCGTTTCATGGTGGTGGATTAATTGATTCGGATTTAATTGCGCGTAAGATCTTACCATTGGACCGCTGTCTCGTCGCGGCACCCAGTTACATTACCCAGCATGGATTAGCTGACACTATTCAAGCATTAGCTGAGCATACCGCACTCTGTTTTCGCTGGCCGAATGGTGAGGTAGACAACCGCTGGCAGTTTGCCGAGGGTGAGATTAAAGTTAGCTCTAAGTTTGTTTCAAATAGTATCGCGTTTATTAAAGACTCGGCATTGTCAGGTCGAGGAATCGCATTTTTACCCCGAATTTTGGTGGCTAAAGAGCTTGAAAGTGGTGGACTTGTCCATATTTTACAACAATATAAAGCGACAGCAGAGCATGGTTATCTGCTCTATCCGCAACCGCGAACACTGAATCTTGCCAGTCGCGCTCTGATTCAACATTTGATACAAGAGATTCCTAAACTCGCTTGA
- a CDS encoding LysR family transcriptional regulator, translating to MKAYPNLPFSHNSLKVFESVARLLSFTQAAQELNVTQSAVSRQIKALEQELNATLIIRKHRAIELSDKGIALFEVLRSNYLELQTLLEKWSQPEKKRLVIKSAISFATRILIPRVRELNERYPDYEIVIIPLLEGDWDLSREQSDLAIINTRQPELYRGHPKATFLRDEYMAPVYASGEGLSVLSLQEMLAMPRLHATDDHLDWRYWLSQEEDRGVRPSRDTSFVSLDLAISACLAGHGATVTDLLLVLPELERGFLCTPDCTPVRSSAWQYFAYLPQKSDIANDLLAWLQGVFASDLARLNALATKHQWHLG from the coding sequence GTGAAAGCGTACCCTAATTTGCCGTTTAGCCATAATAGTTTAAAAGTGTTTGAATCGGTGGCGAGATTGCTCAGTTTTACTCAAGCCGCGCAAGAGTTGAATGTCACTCAAAGTGCGGTGAGTCGTCAAATCAAGGCTCTGGAGCAGGAGCTGAACGCGACGCTGATCATTCGTAAACACCGAGCGATTGAGTTAAGTGACAAAGGCATTGCTTTGTTTGAGGTACTGCGCAGTAACTACCTTGAATTGCAAACCTTATTAGAAAAATGGTCACAACCGGAGAAAAAGCGTTTGGTGATCAAAAGTGCCATCAGTTTTGCCACTCGCATACTTATTCCTCGAGTACGTGAATTGAACGAGCGTTATCCTGATTATGAAATTGTGATTATTCCATTACTTGAAGGTGATTGGGATCTCTCTCGCGAGCAAAGTGACCTTGCGATAATTAATACTCGCCAACCCGAGTTATATCGTGGTCATCCCAAAGCGACTTTTTTACGTGATGAGTATATGGCGCCTGTTTACGCCTCAGGAGAAGGCTTATCAGTATTAAGTTTGCAAGAGATGCTTGCCATGCCACGCTTGCATGCAACCGATGATCACCTCGACTGGCGCTACTGGTTGTCACAAGAGGAAGATCGAGGTGTAAGGCCGAGTAGGGATACCTCATTTGTTAGCTTAGATTTGGCGATTAGTGCTTGTCTTGCCGGACACGGTGCAACGGTGACCGACTTACTGCTTGTTTTACCTGAGCTCGAACGTGGCTTTTTGTGCACCCCTGATTGCACGCCAGTTCGTTCAAGTGCTTGGCAGTACTTTGCTTATTTGCCACAGAAAAGCGATATCGCGAATGATTTGTTGGCATGGTTGCAAGGTGTATTTGCCAGTGATTTAGCTCGCTTAAACGCATTAGCGACAAAACATCAATGGCATCTCGGCTGA
- a CDS encoding DUF4336 domain-containing protein: protein MIALADNIWIFNGGNVTFLGFPFSTRMTIVRLANQKLWVHSPIELSAELQQQVESLGEVAYLIAPNHLHHLFIAQWQQAFPTAKTFGTAQVVKKRQDLYFENCLAQSSELPWDEEISHLLFTGSSVMEESVFFHKATQTLIVTDLIENFEPQHFKPLQRNIAKVVGILAPNGKMPLDWRLTFQFNKQTAREHMLTILSWQPQRVILAHGTVIENDAKAFLCRSFSWLGSLEKQS from the coding sequence ATGATAGCGTTAGCAGATAATATATGGATTTTTAATGGTGGAAACGTCACTTTTTTAGGTTTTCCGTTCTCAACTCGAATGACGATAGTGCGCCTTGCCAACCAAAAACTTTGGGTGCATAGCCCAATCGAACTCTCTGCCGAACTACAACAACAGGTTGAGTCGCTAGGAGAGGTGGCTTACCTTATTGCGCCAAATCATCTACACCATCTGTTTATAGCCCAATGGCAGCAAGCGTTCCCAACAGCAAAGACTTTTGGTACCGCGCAAGTGGTGAAAAAGCGTCAGGATCTTTACTTTGAAAACTGCTTAGCGCAGTCAAGTGAACTGCCTTGGGATGAGGAAATCTCACACTTGCTATTTACCGGCTCATCGGTGATGGAAGAAAGCGTGTTCTTCCATAAAGCAACTCAGACATTGATCGTCACAGATTTGATAGAAAACTTTGAGCCGCAACATTTTAAGCCGCTGCAACGAAACATCGCGAAGGTGGTTGGAATACTGGCACCAAATGGAAAGATGCCACTGGATTGGCGGCTGACTTTTCAGTTCAACAAGCAAACAGCGCGTGAACATATGTTGACGATTCTCTCTTGGCAACCACAGCGTGTAATATTGGCGCATGGAACCGTGATCGAAAATGATGCTAAGGCTTTTCTTTGCCGGTCGTTTAGTTGGTTAGGCTCGTTGGAAAAACAAAGCTAA